Within the Sulfurospirillum barnesii SES-3 genome, the region AAGTCGATATAGTCTGTTTTAAGACGTTTTAAACTTCCCTCAACGGCTCTTTGGATATGAAAACGATCAATCGCTGTGTAGCCATGACGAATGGGTGGGACAAACCAACCGTTTGCAGCCCCTGCTACTTTACTGGCTAAAATGATGCTCTCTCTAGGCTTTGTTTGCAACCATTCCCCTAAAATTTCTTCCGTTAATCCTGCATACTCTTTTCGTGGAGGGACAGGATACAATTCTGCTGTATCGTAAAAATTAATACCTCGCTCATAAGCTGTATCTAAAATCTTGAACGATTCTTTTTTATCACTCCAACTGCCAAAACTCATTGTTCCCATACAAATGGGCGTGACACGTAAGCCACTTTTTCCAATATAACGGTATTGCATGATTCACCCCTGATGTATTTAATAGTAAATTAACACTGATACGCCATGCTTCTTTGCATTCAAAAGACGTGGGTAATGTAGATTGATTTTACTCAATCAAGGCTTAAATACGAAGATTTTGATAAGTCACTTCCTTACATGTAAAACTTTTATCAGGCTAATAAGTATAATGTGTGGGTATGTTAGCTTCTTGGAAGTATTTATAGGGGAGAATACTAAAGTGCTTTTTTTCTACACAATGAACCATTTTACAGGAGTCCTAGCGTGTCTTATAAGCTACTTATTTTAGAAGACAATACTCTTTTACTTCAAACACTCGAAGATTTTTTATCCGAATATGCGTATGCATGTACCCTGGTTAAAAGTGGGAAAGAAGCGCTAGAAGCGTGTTTTCAAAATACCTTTGATTTGTATTTAGTGGATGTTAAAGTTCCTGACATGAGTGGGTTTGAATTTTTACAAGCCTTACGCCACTCGGGTGATCGCACACCTGCTATTTTCATTACCTCTTTAAACGACCAAGAGAGTGTTGCAAAAGGCTTTCTTGCAGGTGGCGATGATTATATTAAAAAACCTTTTGATTTACATGAATTACTTTTACGGATTAAGGCTATTTTGGCTCGTACAAAAGGTATCGTAGATGATTGGCTTATCATTGACAATGACTACAAACTCAACCTTGCACGCAAACGCCTTTTTAAAGGGACAACAGAACTGGATTTAAATTTAAAAGATTTTGAATTGCTTTATTTACTGGTGAAAGATAGAGGGCATGTTGTGACCAAGGAGATGATCCATCAACACCTTTGGAGCAGCAGCGAAGAGATTAATGAAGGGTCTATTCGCGTTTATATTAATAATTTAAAAAAGATTTTTGGT harbors:
- a CDS encoding response regulator transcription factor, with translation MSYKLLILEDNTLLLQTLEDFLSEYAYACTLVKSGKEALEACFQNTFDLYLVDVKVPDMSGFEFLQALRHSGDRTPAIFITSLNDQESVAKGFLAGGDDYIKKPFDLHELLLRIKAILARTKGIVDDWLIIDNDYKLNLARKRLFKGTTELDLNLKDFELLYLLVKDRGHVVTKEMIHQHLWSSSEEINEGSIRVYINNLKKIFGKEAIVNIRGIGYRFEK